Proteins co-encoded in one Kribbella qitaiheensis genomic window:
- a CDS encoding AAA family ATPase encodes MPKTGDATTRLAVLRGNSGSGKSTTAQEIRQRVGRGVAWIEQDYLRRILLREHDRPGVPNIGLIDQTARYALDAGYHVVLEGIFYTPHYGEMVRQLIADHAGITGVYYFQLPFDETIRRHSTRPLAKVVNAEQMRDWYNPCDLLGVPGEQVIDISSTLDDTVTRVIRDLTWTTGGTTAHPIEN; translated from the coding sequence GTGCCGAAAACTGGGGATGCGACGACGCGGCTTGCCGTACTACGAGGCAACTCTGGATCCGGGAAATCGACCACCGCACAGGAGATCCGGCAGCGGGTCGGCCGCGGTGTCGCCTGGATCGAGCAGGACTATCTGCGCCGGATCCTGCTCCGCGAACACGACCGGCCAGGCGTTCCGAACATCGGCCTGATCGACCAAACAGCGCGGTACGCGCTCGATGCCGGCTATCACGTCGTACTGGAAGGCATCTTCTACACCCCGCACTACGGCGAGATGGTGCGGCAACTGATCGCCGACCACGCCGGCATCACCGGTGTGTACTACTTCCAACTGCCGTTCGACGAGACGATCCGGCGCCACTCCACCCGTCCCCTGGCGAAGGTCGTCAACGCCGAGCAGATGCGCGACTGGTACAACCCTTGCGACCTCCTCGGCGTACCAGGCGAGCAAGTCATCGACATCTCCAGCACCCTCGACGATACCGTCACCCGCGTCATCCGCGACCTCACCTGGACCACCGGCGGCACCACCGCCCACCCCATCGAGAACTAG
- a CDS encoding YciI family protein, producing the protein MEYFVYGRDVPGAGALKQRLAEEHWAFMDQYAEGMVARGPTLTGQGDDAESTGSLHIVDLPDAEAAHAFAYEEPYYLAGAFESVLLCRFDNLLGRKMWDFTDGVEGNDRFLVITTGEPAPVPSKHLIVYGELLTLDGRTRLGHAATVEAPDLESAANLLPPGERSTEVFPWTFGGRR; encoded by the coding sequence GTGGAGTACTTCGTTTATGGCCGCGATGTCCCCGGCGCCGGCGCGCTCAAGCAGAGGCTGGCTGAAGAGCACTGGGCGTTCATGGACCAGTACGCCGAGGGGATGGTCGCGCGCGGGCCGACATTGACCGGACAAGGCGACGACGCCGAGTCGACGGGCAGTCTGCACATCGTCGACCTCCCGGATGCCGAGGCCGCTCACGCGTTCGCCTACGAGGAGCCGTACTACCTCGCCGGCGCCTTCGAGTCCGTACTGCTGTGCCGCTTCGACAATCTCCTCGGCCGCAAGATGTGGGACTTCACCGATGGGGTCGAGGGCAACGACCGATTCCTCGTCATCACTACCGGCGAGCCCGCACCAGTCCCGTCGAAACACCTGATCGTGTACGGCGAACTGCTCACCCTCGACGGCCGAACGCGACTCGGCCACGCCGCCACGGTCGAAGCCCCAGACCTCGAGTCCGCCGCGAACCTGCTGCCGCCCGGCGAACGCAGTACAGAAGTCTTCCCTTGGACCTTCGGCGGCAGGCGGTAA
- a CDS encoding phosphoenolpyruvate carboxykinase (GTP): MKALMTELYRGSMRGRTLYVVPFCMGPSTAEKPMFGVEITDSAYVVASMRIMARSGAEVLAKMGTDSKFVPCLHSVGAPLAPGQKDVPWPCNDEKYIVQFPEERTIWSYGSGYGGNSLLGKKCYSLRIASAMARDEGWLAEHMLILKLISPEKKVHYIAAAFPSACGKTNLAMLDPTLEGWEVETLGDDIAWMRFGEDGRLYAVNPEFGLFGVAPGTGWKTNPNAMRTIEKGNSLFTNVALTDDGDVWWEGYSQTPPNHLTDWKGREWTPESGEVSSHPNSRFCTPIKQCPIIADEYEDPNGVPISAILFGGRRATTVPLVTEARDWDHGVFMGATLSSETTAAAVGQVGVVRRDPMAMLPFIGYNAGDYLNHWITVGKDNDASKLPKIFYVNWFRKDADGKFVWPGFSENGRVLKWVIDRLEGQAAAVETPIGHVPTVDALDVSGLDLTVEALQTALHVDAEEWKAEIPLIEEWFAKLGDKVPAALKLELDALKARLG, translated from the coding sequence ATGAAGGCGCTGATGACGGAGCTGTACCGCGGCAGCATGCGCGGCCGGACTCTGTACGTCGTGCCGTTCTGCATGGGCCCGTCGACCGCCGAGAAGCCGATGTTCGGCGTCGAGATCACCGACTCGGCGTACGTCGTCGCCTCGATGCGGATCATGGCCCGCAGCGGCGCCGAAGTACTGGCCAAGATGGGCACCGACTCGAAGTTCGTACCGTGTCTGCACTCGGTCGGCGCACCGCTGGCTCCCGGCCAGAAAGACGTGCCGTGGCCGTGCAACGACGAGAAGTACATCGTCCAGTTCCCCGAGGAGCGGACGATCTGGTCGTACGGCTCGGGCTACGGCGGCAACTCGCTGCTGGGCAAGAAGTGCTACTCGCTGCGGATCGCCTCGGCGATGGCGCGCGACGAGGGCTGGCTGGCCGAGCACATGCTCATCCTGAAGCTGATCTCGCCGGAGAAGAAGGTCCACTACATCGCGGCCGCGTTCCCGAGCGCCTGCGGCAAGACCAACCTGGCGATGCTCGACCCGACCCTGGAGGGCTGGGAGGTCGAGACGCTGGGCGACGACATCGCCTGGATGCGCTTCGGCGAGGACGGTCGCCTGTACGCCGTGAACCCCGAGTTCGGGCTGTTCGGCGTCGCCCCAGGTACCGGCTGGAAGACCAACCCGAACGCGATGCGCACGATCGAGAAGGGCAACTCGCTCTTCACCAACGTCGCGCTGACCGATGACGGTGACGTCTGGTGGGAGGGCTACTCGCAGACCCCGCCGAACCACCTGACCGACTGGAAGGGCCGCGAGTGGACGCCGGAGTCCGGCGAAGTCTCCTCGCACCCGAACAGCCGATTCTGTACTCCGATCAAGCAGTGCCCGATCATCGCCGACGAGTACGAGGACCCCAACGGCGTACCGATCTCAGCGATCCTCTTCGGCGGTCGCCGGGCCACCACGGTCCCGCTGGTCACCGAGGCGCGCGACTGGGACCACGGTGTCTTCATGGGCGCGACCCTGTCGTCCGAGACCACCGCGGCCGCGGTCGGCCAGGTCGGTGTGGTTCGCCGCGACCCGATGGCGATGCTGCCGTTCATCGGCTACAACGCCGGTGACTACCTGAACCACTGGATCACGGTCGGCAAGGACAACGACGCGTCCAAGCTGCCGAAGATCTTCTACGTGAACTGGTTCCGCAAGGACGCCGACGGCAAGTTCGTCTGGCCGGGCTTCAGCGAGAACGGCCGCGTGCTCAAGTGGGTCATCGACCGGCTGGAGGGCCAGGCCGCCGCGGTCGAGACGCCGATCGGGCACGTGCCGACGGTCGACGCGCTCGACGTGAGCGGGCTGGACCTGACAGTCGAGGCGCTGCAGACGGCGCTGCACGTCGACGCCGAGGAGTGGAAGGCCGAGATCCCGCTGATCGAGGAGTGGTTCGCCAAGCTCGGCGACAAGGTCCCGGCGGCGCTCAAGCTCGAACTCGACGCACTCAAGGCCCGCCTCGGCTAG
- a CDS encoding GNAT family N-acetyltransferase yields the protein MADLGSVAWPPAPIRTERLVLREPEVRDRTAVIELFTSVEVGIYIGGPRSRDVLEAGVSEVPRRRPGLFVVDLDGAMIGTVTLDRHDPERPEAELGYLFLPKAWGYGYAAEACAATLDWFAGALPNESVVLRTQTANAPSMRLAAKLGFTEVERYEDYGTEQWLGRWSSPAELAGR from the coding sequence ATGGCTGACCTGGGATCCGTCGCTTGGCCGCCTGCTCCGATCAGGACCGAGCGGCTCGTACTCCGTGAACCCGAGGTCCGCGATCGTACGGCGGTCATCGAGCTGTTCACCTCGGTTGAGGTCGGGATCTACATCGGTGGACCTCGATCGCGTGACGTACTCGAGGCCGGAGTGTCAGAGGTGCCCAGGCGGCGCCCTGGCCTCTTCGTTGTCGATCTCGACGGCGCGATGATCGGCACGGTCACGCTCGACCGGCACGATCCAGAACGCCCTGAGGCCGAGCTCGGCTACCTGTTCCTGCCGAAGGCGTGGGGATACGGGTACGCCGCCGAGGCGTGCGCGGCGACGCTCGACTGGTTCGCCGGCGCGCTTCCCAACGAGTCGGTCGTACTCCGCACCCAGACGGCCAACGCCCCCTCGATGCGCCTCGCGGCGAAGCTGGGCTTCACCGAGGTAGAGCGGTACGAGGACTACGGCACCGAGCAATGGCTCGGCAGGTGGTCCTCACCCGCTGAACTCGCCGGCCGATGA
- a CDS encoding putative quinol monooxygenase, with amino-acid sequence MYGGLARFVVKPGKRDEFLEIVRWSARIAKESEPGTLRIDAWEVEAEPDVVYGYEAYTDREAFETHIQNEAVQKFGQILDTLVEGWTMVIPFGDSVASSAGD; translated from the coding sequence ATGTACGGAGGATTGGCCAGGTTCGTCGTGAAGCCGGGCAAGCGGGACGAGTTCCTGGAGATCGTGCGGTGGAGCGCCCGGATCGCCAAGGAGAGTGAGCCCGGCACGCTGCGGATCGACGCGTGGGAGGTCGAAGCCGAACCAGACGTCGTCTACGGCTACGAGGCGTACACCGACCGCGAAGCCTTCGAGACGCATATCCAGAACGAGGCGGTCCAGAAGTTCGGCCAAATCCTCGACACGCTGGTCGAGGGCTGGACGATGGTCATTCCCTTCGGCGACAGCGTCGCGTCGAGCGCCGGCGACTAA